A single Nicotiana tabacum cultivar K326 chromosome 5, ASM71507v2, whole genome shotgun sequence DNA region contains:
- the LOC107762576 gene encoding uncharacterized protein LOC107762576 produces the protein MPCFNVSTNVNLDGVDTAPFFSEATKAVASIIGKPEKFVMVVLKGSVNISFGGNKEPAAFAEIVSMGGINSDVKRNLIATLGTILQNNFSIPTTRFFLKVYDTTMATKFSKL, from the exons ATGCCTTGCTTTAATGTTTCAACTAACGTGAATCTTGATGGAGTAGACACTGCTCCTTTCTTCTCTGAAGCCACCAAAGCTGTTGCTTCTATCATCGGTAAACCCGAGAAG TTCGTAATGGTTGTACTGAAAGGATCAGTGAACATATCATTTGGAGGGAACAAGGAACCAGCTGCATTTGCTGAAATTGTATCAATGGGTGGCATTAACTCGGATGTCAAGAGAAACCTTATTGCTACTCTCGGCACCATTTTGCAGAATAATTTCTCCATTCCCACAACTCGATTCTTTCTCAAGGTCTACGATACAACAATGGCTACCAAATTCTCCAAACTCTAA